Part of the Vicia villosa cultivar HV-30 ecotype Madison, WI unplaced genomic scaffold, Vvil1.0 ctg.000113F_1_1, whole genome shotgun sequence genome is shown below.
AACTTTTCAACTATCCTTTTTTCTCAAACAGTACATTTACTTAAATTTGCTATTCCTCTATTAGATGTTCCTTTATCTTTGCCACATCAGTGTGTGCTTTTCCCTCCATCTTTCTTTTTAAGGATTGCCTCAAATAATCTCCATACATAACTTTCTGGTACACCTTGGGGTTTTGAGCATCAATCATATGTTCAAAAGGCTCAACCTCAACATCATCTCGAGGGAACAAAAATGTCGCATAAGATGTCCTTCTCTTGTTCTTATTTGTCACTGCTCTGTGCTCTACACTCTTGTATTTTCCATTACTCCATATCTGCTCACATCACAAACGGATCACATGAATACACATATATATCAAACACGACACAGACACTAACACTTAAAACATGTAATAATtgacaaaaataaaaatgattgaaATATAACCACATGTGTCTGTATCTGTGTCAGACACATGTTGAACCAGATGATTAAGATAAAAATTTACCTCTATCACATCGCCAACATTGACGACTAGAGCATCTAATATAGGAGTAACCGGTACCCAATTTCCCTTGTGTCGAATTTCTAACCCGGGTACATCATCATCTTGCATAAGTAAAGTAATGGTGCTTGAATCTGAGTGTGGACTCAAACCTAGCACTTCCTCAGGTGCATTACAAGGAGGGTAATAGTTGAAGCGTAAACCTTGAAGTACTTCTTTATGTAATCCAACAAGAACATCCTTCTCTAACCCCATAATAACAGACAAAGAACTCAAAAGTTCATCACCAACTCGTTTCACTTCACTTGAATAGGCCTCTGTAATCTCCCTGCATTACCACATGAATTCCATCAAGATCACAGCATGTACATATATACTTTGAGATTGAAAATGTAAAAACTGTATACTTGAATTCCTTCGGAGTTTTTGGCCAAAACTGAAGCTTTCTGAAGCGGTTGGGATAAATGAGTAAGAAGAGTGTATCTGTCCAATCGAGTGTCTGGTCTTCGGAAACTACATAAGCATGTC
Proteins encoded:
- the LOC131624280 gene encoding protein SRG1-like, with the translated sequence MSFNMDEAPIFAPSLPVPNVQEMVKMNPFQVPLRYMRNQEEMEKVNYKPHLSSEIPVIDLTLVSNGNIEEMQKLDLACKEWGFFQIVNHGVQKELMQNMKNVTYEFFKLPIEEKNKYAMLSNDVHGYGHAYVVSEDQTLDWTDTLFLLIYPNRFRKLQFWPKTPKEFKEITEAYSSEVKRVGDELLSSLSVIMGLEKDVLVGLHKEVLQGLRFNYYPPCNAPEEVLGLSPHSDSSTITLLMQDDDVPGLEIRHKGNWVPVTPILDALVVNVGDVIEIWSNGKYKSVEHRAVTNKNKRRTSYATFLFPRDDVEVEPFEHMIDAQNPKVYQKVMYGDYLRQSLKRKMEGKAHTDVAKIKEHLIEE